From a single Silene latifolia isolate original U9 population chromosome 6, ASM4854445v1, whole genome shotgun sequence genomic region:
- the LOC141586237 gene encoding uncharacterized protein LOC141586237, with the protein MGKNCPMNDNVSSSDQVSQNLASSVIDSKTSKQNSRDGDASTLSSERVHFTNHTLIRSDVSSGIGQQTSNEKRKNPSEVQGEDSTTMVPYPCKQLKADSSSSKNSSAVAQLSSVDSVDPKPAHSLTNHGSSHPTQSVESKTAFQETEHSMTKASMKNSHREFDLNEGIEENEADWHPKPIHESTYCRSAVLSEPIPVVAKVGVPMGLPKKPLQFGGELGWKRSGITSAFRSTPLSDPEIKKAPVSKRFEFDLNIAATTEPECPDDEASRYVSPTVSERFHLNGHRPGSLGIDLNHNQTVEEPCKNNFYPQGDTQQHLRNFDRVGTVTCSGASYSPNVSNCTRQPYWVDLSPVRGYGQVQGPPFLMGAPNAEQLQMIVPIQLPYTHPGLYLGNINNISPTFYPHTVLPPQFSGNFRLLENSQGLNPHAFPNMRHTILPNGNIGLMENGSRAAGNSEGNMTPLRNPVMQVAGPSSSVRRLELGLMPGTHS; encoded by the coding sequence ATGGGAAAGAACTGTCCAATGAATGATAATGTTTCTTCTAGTGATCAAGTCAGTCAAAATTTGGCGTCCTCTGTTATTGACAGCAAGACAAGCAAACAAAACTCGAGAGATGGTGACGCGTCAACCCTTTCCTCAGAAAGGGTCCACTTTACCAACCATACTTTGATAAGAAGTGATGTGAGCTCAGGGATTGGACAACAAACctcaaatgaaaagaggaaaaACCCTAGTGAAGTTCAGGGAGAAGATTCTACTACCATGGTTCCTTATCCATGTAAGCAACTTAAAGCCGATTCATCGTCTTCCAAAAACAGTAGTGCTGTAGCTCAGTTAAGTTCAGTTGATTCTGTTGATCCAAAACCGGCTCACTCACTGACTAATCACGGGTCTTCACATCCAACTCAATCAGTTGAATCCAAGACGGCATTTCAGGAAACCGAACATTCTATGACTAAGGCCTCTATGAAGAATTCACATCGTGAATTTGATTTGAATGAAGGCATAGAAGAAAACGAAGCAGACTGGCATCCAAAACCGATTCATGAATCAACTTATTGCAGAAGTGCTGTTTTATCAGAACCAATACCTGTGGTTGCTAAAGTTGGGGTTCCGATGGGTTTGCCTAAGAAACCGTTGCAGTTTGGTGGAGAGCTTGGGTGGAAAAGATCAGGGATCACTAGTGCTTTTCGGTCCACGCCTCTTTCGGACCCTGAAATAAAAAAGGCACCTGTTTCGAAAAGGTTTGAGTTTGACCTAAACATTGCTGCTACAACGGAGCCAGAATGTCCTGATGATGAGGCTTCACGATATGTCAGTCCGACAGTTTCTGAAAGATTTCATCTTAACGGCCATAGACCGGGTAGTTTGGGTATTGACTTGAACCACAATCAGACGGTTGAAGAGCcgtgtaaaaacaatttttaccCACAAGGTGATACCCAACAACATTTACGGAACTTTGATAGAGTTGGGACTGTTACTTGTTCCGGAGCTAGCTACAGTCCAAATGTGTCAAATTGTACAAGGCAACCATATTGGGTTGATCTGAGTCCAGTACGAGGCTACGGGCAAGTCCAAGGTCCGCCTTTTCTCATGGGTGCTCCTAATGCAGAACAACTTCAAATGATTGTTCCGATTCAGCTACCTTATACACATCCTGGACTGTATCTTGGGAACATCAACAATATTTCCCCTACATTTTACCCTCACACTGTACTACCCCCACAATTCTCGGGAAATTTCCGACTGCTGGAAAATTCTCAAGGGTTGAACCCTCATGCTTTCCCTAACATGAGGCATACCATCCTTCCGAATGGCAATATAGGTTTAATGGAGAACGGGAGTAGGGCAGCTGGTAACTCTGAAGGGAATATGACCCCTCTGAGGAATCCGGTTATGCAGGTTGCGGGTCCCTCTTCGTCTGTGAGAAGACTGGAACTAGGTCTAATGCCGGGAACTCATAGCTAA
- the LOC141658536 gene encoding uncharacterized protein LOC141658536, which produces MTLKTLPVIQPPSSPLQQSPRSVFPWLILDTKRRIFFFIIFSPILLPLFCLSFPFICIGRLYVCLCQRRRRREKRRREDRLRRCEEGRPAVAVEVAVDREIGWLLMQRYLEDQLGLVADVVNVYDCGQDDDDDDNDDNYYYKYNYNSNGNGNGVNLGESRRPLLV; this is translated from the coding sequence ATGACTCTAAAAACTCTTCCAGTGATCCAACCGCCATCGTCGCCGCTACAACAATCACCGCGATCAGTATTTCCATGGCTAATACTCGACACAAAACGTAGAATTTTCTTTTTTATAATATTCTCACCAATTTTACTTCCTCTATTTTGTCTTTCTTTTCCGTTTATTTGCATCGGGAGGTTATACGTGTGTTTATGCCAGCGACGTCGGCGGCGCGAGAAACGACGGCGGGAAGATCGGTTACGGCGGTGCGAAGAAGGGAGGCCGGCGGTGGCGGTGGAAGTTGCGGTGGATAGAGAAATTGGGTGGTTGTTGATGCAAAGGTATTTGGAAGATCAATTAGGACTTGTTGCTGATGTGGTTAATGTTTACGATTGTGGTCAAGACGACGACGATGACGATAACGACgacaattattattataaatataattataataGTAATGGTAATGGCAATGGTGTTAATTTGGGTGAGAGTAGAAGACCATTGTTGGTGTGA
- the LOC141586235 gene encoding transmembrane 9 superfamily member 1-like — protein sequence MAAIATIIIAFTFILIFSPSFASETDHKYEAGEHVTLWVNKVGPYNNPQETYNYYSLPFCHPSGNSGHRWGGLGEVLGGNELIDSKIDIKFAKSAEKTTICELELDATKAKQFRDAIENSYWFEFFIDDLPLWGFVGELHFDKNNENSKHVLYTNKNFIIKYNGNQIIHVNLTQDGAKPVEDGRVYDMTYTVKWIPTDITFARRFDVYLDYPFFEHQIHWFSVFNSFMMVIFLTGLVSMILMRTLRNDYAKYAREDDDLEMILERDVSEESGWKLVHGDVFRPPRSLAMLSALVGNGAQLATLILLVIILAIVGMLYIGRGAIVTTFIVCYALTSFISGYVSGGMYSRNGGKSWIKAMILTACLFPFMCFGIGFILNTVAIFYGSLAAIPFGTIVVVFVIWAFISFPLALLGTVVGRNWSGAPNNPCRVKTIPRPIPEKKWYLTPSVISLMGGLLPFGSIFIEMYFVFTSFWNYKVYYVYGFMLLVFLILIIVTVCVTIVGTYFLLNAENYHWQWTSFFSAASTAIYVYLYSIYYYHVKTKMSGFFQTSFYFGYTMMFCLGLGILCGAVGFLGSNLFVRRIYRNIKCD from the exons ATGGCCGCCATTGCCACCATCATCATTGCATTCACCTTCATTCTCATTTTTTCACCTTCTTTCGCTTCTGAAACTGATCACAAG TATGAAGCAGGTGAACATGTGACTCTTTGGGTTAATAAGGTTGGTCCATACAACAATCCACAAGAAACCTACAACTACTACAGCCTTCCGTTTTGTCATCCATCCGGGAATTCTGGCCACAGGTGGGGTGGTTTGGGTGAGGTTCTCGGTGGCAATGAACTTATTGACAGCAAAATTGATATAAAATTTGCAA AGAGTGCTGAAAAGACTACCATATGTGAACTTGAACTTGATGCAACAAAAGCCAAACAGTTCAGAGATGCAATTGAAAATTCCTATTGGTTCGAGTTTTTTATCG ATGATTTACCACTGTGGG GTTTCGTGGGGGAACTGCATTTTGATAAGAATAATGAGAACAGCAAGCATGTTCTTTACACAAACAAGAACTTTATCATCAAATATAATGGAAATCAG ATCATTCATGTTAACCTCACTCAAGATGGTGCTAAGCCTGTAGAAGATGGGAGGGTTTATGATATGACTTACACTGTTAAATGGATTCCAACAGACATAACATTTGCCAGGCGTTTTGATGTATACTTGGATTATCCCTTCTTTGAGCATCAG ATTCATTGGTTCTCTGTTTTCAATTCATTCATGATGGTCATCTTCTTGACTGGTTTGGTGTCTATGATTTTGATGCGGACCCTTCGCAACGACTATGCCAAGTATGCTAGGGAAGATGACGATTTGGAGATGATCTTG GAAAGAGACGTGAGTGAAGAATCTGGTTGGAAACTTGTTCATGGAGATGTTTTCCGTCCTCCTCGCAGTTTGGCTATGCTCTCAGCTCTTGTCGGCAATGGAGCTCAGCTGGCAACACTGATTCTCCTCGTCATCATATTGGCAATTGTTGGGATGTTGTATATCGG GAGAGGAGCCATAGTCACGACGTTCATTGTTTGCTATGCCTTGACTTCATTCATATCAGGCTATGTGAGTGGTGGCATGTATTCTCGTAATGGTG GTAAAAGTTGGATAAAGGCTATGATTCTCACAGCTTGCCTCTTTCCATTTATGTGCTTTGGGATTGGCTTTATCTTGAACACAGTTGCTATATTCTATGGATCATTGGCTGCTATCCCGTTTGGAACGATTGTAGTTGTTTTTGTTATATGGGCTTTTATCTCCTTCCCTCTAGCACTCCTTGGCACAGTTGTTGGAAGGAATTGGAGTGGTGCTCCTAACAATCCATGTCGGGTGAAGACCATTCCTCGGCCTATTCCTGAAAAGAAGTGGTATCTTACGCCATCCGTAATTTCTCTTATGGGCGGATTACTTCCCTTTGGCAGTATTTTTATTGAGATGTATTTCGTTTTCACATCCTTCTGGAACTACAAG GTGTACTATGTATACGGCTTCATGTTGCTTGTATTTCTAATTCTcatcattgtgactgtttgtgtaaCTATTGTGGGAACATATTTCTTGCTGAATGCTGAGAACTACCACTGGCAGTGGACCTCCTTCTTCTCCGCTGCATCAACTGCTATATATGTTTACTTGTACTCTATTTACTACTACCATGTCAAGACCAAGATGTCCGGGTTTTTCCAGACCAGTTTCTACTTCGGATATACCATGATGTTCTGTCTCGGATTAGGAATTCTTTGTG GAGCGGTAGGGTTCCTGGGTTCCAATCTCTTTGTAAGACGGATCTACAGAAACATCAAGTGTGACTAG
- the LOC141586236 gene encoding transcription factor bHLH80-like, whose protein sequence is MQDHPPGSNSGRVGLTRFCSAPVTWLDALLNDPEPEPFPNPDSIPVQSGRVEGYVQPTTVDPEVYDGGVGAQSSRTTTTTSFHRMNSLPADFLGSNIDGSFSGFGFPATYSDDLVGQRSGELATANSLVEMEMEKLLEDSVACRVRAKRGCATHPRSIAERVRRTKISDRIRKLQELVPNMDKQTNTADMLEEAVEYVKTLQRQIQELTEQQKKCKCMPKC, encoded by the exons ATGCAGGACCACCCACCCGGATCCAATTCGGGTCGAGTTGGGCTAACCCGGTTCTGTTCTGCTCCCGTTACCTGGCTGGACGCTCTCCTCAACGACCCGGAACCGGAACCGTTTCCGAACCCCGACTCGATCCCGGTTCAGTCGGGGCGGGTCGAGGGTTATGTCCAGCCGACTACAGTGGACCCGGAAGTATACGACGGCGGTGTTGGAGCTCAGTCGAGCAGGACGACAACAACGACGTCGTTTCATCGCATGAACAGCTTGCCCGCCGATTTCTTAGGGTCGAACATTGACGGGTCGTTCTCGGGTTTCGGGTTTCCCGCGACTTATTCCGATGACCTCGTTGGTCAAAGG AGTGGGGAATTGGCGACTGCGAATAGTTTGGTGGAGATGGAAATGGAGAAGCTTTTGGAGGATTCTGTGGCTTGTAGGGTTCGAGCTAAGCGTGGTTGTGCTACCCATCCTCGTAGTATTGCAGAGCGA GTTCGAAGAACGAAAATTAGTGATCGGATAAGGAAGCTTCAGGAGCTTGTGCCCAACATGGACAAG CAAACAAATACAGCAGACATGTTGGAGGAGGCCGTGGAATATGTGAAGACCTTACAAAGACAGATTCAG GAGCTTACAGAGCAGCAGAAGAAATGCAAATGCATGCCCAAATGCTGA